A portion of the Stigmatella aurantiaca DW4/3-1 genome contains these proteins:
- a CDS encoding NAD(P)/FAD-dependent oxidoreductase: MAYDVVIVGGGPAGLNAALYLGRARRAVLLCDAGTPRNAAAAHMHGFGSRDGIPPPEFRRISREQLLHYPNVEMRDTRVGSVEAHEGGFRVSLGDGTTVAARRILLAVGMVDVMMEIPGYRGLWGTSIFQCPFCHGWEAQDQAFGVLATEPAFLDYGVVIQGWSRDVTVFTHGTFAVPPEQRERLHHLGIGLEERRIRALHGTDGRLEAVELEDGTRLPRRILFSAPPQRQPALVTQLGLALDELGFVKVTPMGETSVQGICAAGDMTTRMQGALMAASAGGIAAAMMTHGLILEDANRRYTAATGKPPPVMTKGH, encoded by the coding sequence ATGGCTTACGACGTGGTCATCGTGGGTGGCGGCCCCGCAGGGCTCAACGCCGCGCTGTATCTGGGGCGTGCACGCAGGGCGGTACTGCTCTGTGACGCGGGCACGCCGCGCAATGCGGCTGCGGCACACATGCACGGCTTCGGTTCGCGCGACGGCATCCCGCCACCGGAGTTCCGGCGCATCAGCCGAGAACAGCTCCTGCACTACCCGAATGTAGAAATGCGCGACACGCGGGTAGGCTCAGTGGAGGCGCACGAAGGTGGCTTCCGCGTGTCTCTGGGCGACGGAACCACGGTGGCTGCCCGCCGCATCCTCCTGGCGGTGGGCATGGTGGACGTCATGATGGAGATTCCCGGCTACCGGGGGCTCTGGGGCACCAGCATCTTTCAGTGCCCGTTCTGTCACGGCTGGGAGGCCCAGGATCAGGCCTTCGGCGTCCTGGCCACCGAGCCCGCATTCCTGGACTACGGGGTCGTCATCCAGGGCTGGTCTCGCGACGTCACGGTCTTCACCCACGGCACCTTCGCGGTGCCCCCCGAGCAACGCGAGCGGCTTCACCACCTGGGCATCGGTCTCGAGGAGCGGAGGATCCGCGCGCTCCACGGGACGGACGGTCGCCTGGAAGCCGTGGAACTGGAGGATGGAACGCGGCTGCCCCGGCGGATCCTCTTCTCCGCTCCTCCACAGCGGCAACCGGCGCTGGTTACCCAGCTGGGGCTCGCGCTGGATGAACTGGGCTTCGTGAAGGTGACCCCGATGGGCGAGACGTCCGTGCAAGGCATCTGCGCCGCCGGAGACATGACGACGCGCATGCAAGGAGCGCTCATGGCGGCCAGCGCGGGCGGCATCGCCGCAGCCATGATGACCCATGGCCTCATCCTGGAGGATGCGAACCGCCGCTACACGGCCGCGACGGGCAAGCCTCCGCCGGTGATGACAAAGGGGCACTAA
- a CDS encoding PKD domain-containing protein, protein MSQRPWKQLHPLLLAMLWVNCADPGEVGSTDALARTHSLMTSVKIPITASRVQADAVRPAIGSYAALYDEQDAIGDPRGGTGAKPVTSWGNVVYTASSYPMGFFIDLGQAYDVTEVGVFDTYDTGDIAFDVGEPGAWTPAVTFSTNLWEKWKLFPVNQRTRYIHFTRTLYGGVNEIVLYGSPADTGGPSNAPPTVSAGAAQTVALPTSTATLTGTASDSDGTVVSRQWTQTAGPSTATLTNATALTATASGLGVGTYTFQLTVTDDDGASASSKTTVTVNPAPTGRGTTTEVYKSAATPGNYGYVVYLPPGYTEGSNWPVVFFLHGMGQRGNGGATELKRVRELGPQRYIDQQGKDYPFVLVSPQTGPSGTWSPYEAEYNLNPFVNHILATYKVNPRRVYMTGLSLGGGGSFSYPMVYPSKLAGIVAVCPTSWPGNPSYANGMISAGLPIWAAQAVNDEQYSYMATVAWFDQFGQAMGATGGILSTYTSPREKQTAFFRPATGRWEWISGQTATDPTGAGPERPVLFTLYDTGGHGIWDKVYQDPKVWDWLLSQQRP, encoded by the coding sequence ATGAGTCAGAGACCCTGGAAGCAGCTCCATCCCCTGTTGTTGGCGATGCTGTGGGTGAATTGCGCAGACCCGGGTGAGGTGGGCTCGACGGACGCGCTGGCCCGGACGCATTCCCTGATGACAAGCGTGAAGATTCCCATCACCGCGTCGCGGGTGCAGGCGGATGCCGTGCGGCCGGCGATCGGCAGCTACGCGGCGCTCTACGACGAGCAGGACGCCATTGGCGACCCGCGCGGTGGCACGGGTGCCAAACCCGTCACGAGCTGGGGCAACGTGGTCTACACCGCCAGCAGCTATCCGATGGGCTTCTTCATCGATCTCGGCCAGGCCTACGACGTGACGGAGGTGGGCGTCTTCGACACCTACGATACGGGGGACATCGCCTTCGACGTCGGGGAGCCTGGGGCCTGGACTCCCGCGGTCACCTTCAGCACGAACCTGTGGGAGAAGTGGAAGCTCTTTCCTGTCAACCAGCGCACGCGCTACATCCACTTCACCCGCACACTCTATGGGGGCGTGAACGAGATCGTCCTCTATGGCAGCCCGGCGGACACGGGCGGCCCCTCGAACGCGCCTCCCACCGTCTCCGCGGGCGCGGCCCAAACCGTGGCGCTGCCCACGTCGACGGCGACGCTGACCGGGACGGCGAGCGACTCGGATGGGACGGTGGTGTCACGGCAGTGGACGCAGACCGCGGGCCCCAGCACCGCGACGCTCACGAACGCCACGGCGCTGACCGCGACGGCCTCGGGGCTCGGGGTGGGCACGTACACGTTCCAGCTCACCGTAACGGATGACGACGGGGCCAGCGCCTCGTCGAAGACGACGGTGACGGTGAATCCCGCGCCCACCGGCCGGGGCACCACCACCGAGGTCTACAAGTCCGCCGCCACGCCGGGAAACTACGGCTACGTGGTCTACCTTCCGCCGGGTTACACCGAAGGTTCGAACTGGCCCGTCGTGTTCTTTCTGCATGGGATGGGTCAGCGCGGCAATGGTGGGGCCACGGAGCTCAAACGCGTCCGGGAGCTGGGCCCGCAGCGCTATATCGATCAGCAGGGCAAGGACTATCCATTCGTCCTGGTCTCGCCTCAGACGGGCCCCTCAGGCACCTGGAGCCCGTACGAGGCGGAGTACAACCTGAACCCCTTCGTCAACCACATCCTGGCGACCTACAAGGTCAATCCGCGCCGGGTCTATATGACAGGGCTCAGCCTGGGAGGTGGGGGCTCCTTCTCCTACCCGATGGTCTATCCTTCCAAGCTCGCGGGCATCGTCGCCGTGTGCCCCACCTCGTGGCCAGGAAACCCCAGCTACGCGAATGGAATGATCTCGGCCGGGCTTCCCATCTGGGCCGCCCAGGCCGTGAACGACGAGCAGTACAGCTACATGGCGACCGTGGCGTGGTTCGACCAGTTCGGGCAGGCCATGGGAGCCACCGGCGGAATCCTGTCCACGTACACCTCTCCCCGTGAGAAACAGACCGCCTTCTTCCGTCCGGCGACGGGACGATGGGAGTGGATCAGTGGACAGACTGCGACCGATCCCACGGGCGCCGGTCCTGAGCGCCCGGTGCTCTTCACCCTCTATGATACGGGCGGCCACGGGATCTGGGACAAGGTGTACCAGGACCCCAAGGTGTGGGATTGGTTGCTCTCGCAGCAGCGTCCTTGA
- a CDS encoding alpha/beta hydrolase has product MSNAKTAPAPPPFEPELAAALPKFASFAPVNMTADQIEKYRAMPAPSIADQIGGRPVQCIDFTLPGYQGVDMAVSVISRKDHAKPGPGIYHIHGGGMVMADRFAGASDLVAWAMKFDAVCVTVEYRRAPENPDPIPVEDCYAGLEWMATHAEELRVNPERIVLFGGSCGGGLSAGTALLARDRQGPKLLGQLLQCPMIDDRNQTVSSYQFQGTGIWDRISNLTGWTALLGDRRGTDDVSIYAAPARALDLSGLPPTFIDVGSAEVFRDEAVAYASAIWAAGGDAELHVWGGAFHGFSQMAPDAAISRAANATREAWLERLLSR; this is encoded by the coding sequence ATGAGCAACGCAAAGACAGCACCGGCGCCGCCCCCGTTCGAGCCTGAACTCGCCGCGGCTCTTCCGAAGTTCGCCTCTTTCGCACCTGTCAACATGACAGCGGATCAGATCGAAAAATATCGCGCCATGCCCGCGCCTTCGATCGCCGATCAGATCGGCGGCCGGCCGGTCCAGTGCATTGACTTCACCCTCCCGGGTTACCAAGGGGTGGACATGGCCGTCTCGGTGATCTCCCGGAAAGACCATGCCAAACCGGGGCCTGGGATTTACCACATCCACGGCGGTGGGATGGTCATGGCCGACCGTTTCGCAGGCGCTTCCGACTTGGTGGCGTGGGCAATGAAGTTCGACGCGGTGTGCGTCACGGTCGAATACCGGCGGGCACCCGAGAACCCCGACCCGATTCCGGTCGAGGACTGCTACGCGGGACTGGAGTGGATGGCCACCCACGCGGAGGAGCTGCGGGTCAATCCGGAGCGGATCGTCCTCTTCGGAGGAAGCTGCGGGGGCGGCCTGTCCGCTGGGACGGCCCTGTTGGCGCGTGATCGTCAGGGGCCGAAGCTGCTCGGACAACTCCTCCAGTGCCCGATGATCGACGATCGGAACCAGACCGTCTCGTCGTACCAATTCCAGGGAACCGGCATCTGGGATCGCATCAGCAACTTGACCGGCTGGACGGCCCTGCTCGGGGACCGGCGCGGAACGGACGATGTGTCGATCTATGCGGCCCCTGCCCGCGCGCTCGATCTGAGCGGCCTGCCACCCACCTTCATCGACGTGGGCTCGGCTGAAGTCTTCCGCGATGAAGCCGTTGCCTATGCGAGCGCCATCTGGGCGGCGGGCGGCGATGCGGAACTCCACGTCTGGGGCGGTGCGTTCCACGGCTTCAGCCAGATGGCGCCAGATGCCGCCATTTCCCGGGCAGCGAACGCGACTCGCGAGGCATGGCTCGAACGGCTGCTGTCTCGGTAA
- a CDS encoding oxidoreductase, whose protein sequence is MDTRTALVAGASGLVGGHLLDALLENPLYQQVYSLGRRPLPKQHPRLTQRTVDFGRLDEEPLAPAEDAFCCLGTTLQKAGSQEAFRAVDHHAVLNFAKAARRAGVRRFLVVTAMGANAHSRIFYNRVKGEVEEALAAQGFESLIIARPSLLLGERSEHRAGERVATVVATVLRPLLRPLASRPIEGRTVARALVALAQEAPRGVRKVPSGELQTLGG, encoded by the coding sequence ATGGACACTCGTACCGCGCTGGTTGCCGGAGCCAGCGGCCTCGTCGGCGGCCACCTCCTGGATGCGCTGCTGGAGAACCCTCTGTACCAGCAGGTGTATTCGCTCGGGCGCCGCCCCCTGCCCAAGCAGCACCCCCGGCTCACCCAACGCACCGTGGACTTCGGCCGGCTCGACGAGGAGCCGCTTGCCCCCGCCGAGGACGCCTTCTGCTGCCTGGGCACCACCCTCCAGAAGGCCGGAAGCCAGGAGGCCTTCCGCGCGGTGGATCACCACGCCGTGCTGAACTTCGCGAAGGCCGCGCGCCGGGCCGGCGTCCGCCGGTTCCTGGTGGTGACGGCGATGGGCGCTAACGCCCACTCCCGCATCTTCTACAACCGCGTGAAGGGCGAGGTGGAAGAGGCCCTGGCGGCCCAGGGGTTCGAGTCCCTGATCATCGCCCGTCCCTCCCTGCTTCTCGGCGAGCGCTCCGAGCACCGCGCCGGCGAGCGCGTGGCCACCGTGGTGGCCACGGTGCTGCGCCCCCTGCTGCGCCCCCTGGCCTCACGCCCGATCGAGGGGCGAACGGTGGCCCGCGCCCTGGTGGCCCTCGCCCAGGAGGCGCCTCGCGGCGTCCGGAAAGTTCCCTCGGGAGAGTTGCAGACTCTCGGAGGATAG
- a CDS encoding PAS domain-containing sensor histidine kinase, with product MLQALTQAHAEFIVWGEHRALLQRLLALALELTQSDLGFIGEMVSAPDSAPALRPHAIFPLDWSEALRGYTVSKRPAAGGQRATVTLFDAVLGAEEPLWLKAPARILVEGNPAANLPDLNHFLVLPFAVADKPVGRVVLTNRPGGYDATLIEFLQPLLTTCGTLLHAWRNDEHHRRAEQTLQAQQQQMKKLALVAARTHNAVIITDAAGVIEWVNEGFTRITGYTAEEALHRRPHELLYGPGTDPAVISAIHQAIQRGEGATFEMLNYRKDGEPFWNHSDIQPVRDEHGRLVQFVSIESDVTARRNLEHQVAQSAERLQLALESTEDGLWDLDLLTGKLTVSPRWLDMLGHEEGLGETSYRYWREKICHPEDLPEAERRMSRHLQGHTPMYEFEHRLQLRSGAEMWVLSRGKVVSRNEQGRPLRVVGTNSNITSRKQAEERIRAFIRAIPDAIFRMKTDGTFVDFKPSVNVNDRPALPPAEFLGRKIYDLPVLEILFQPTRNAIQQLLQGSPVEIYEYPVETPGGVVHYESRLVYSGADEVMSIVRNITERKVTEENQRRQAERLAAQVSQVTQELEARQAQLIQSEKLASLGQMAASIAHELNNPVGYVSSNVSTLATYASLSRRLLEIALRVEKALGAQPPAPVAALLEEAITLREQEHLDEHLSDLDEVLADTREGLARIREFVLNLKTFVREESDVPQLADINKGLRMTLRMLRHEFRDRCEVICDFAPLPLLRCFPTQLNQVFMNLLLNAAQAIEQRGQIYVTAQQEETDVVVRIRDTGRGMDAKTRARIFTPFFTTKPAGQGTGLGLTICDTIIRRHQGRIEVQSEPGQGTTFTVRLPLFDDDDDDEGPFH from the coding sequence ATGCTCCAGGCGCTCACCCAGGCCCATGCGGAGTTCATCGTCTGGGGAGAGCATCGCGCCCTCTTGCAGCGGCTGCTGGCGCTCGCACTGGAGCTGACCCAGAGCGATCTGGGGTTCATTGGCGAGATGGTCTCCGCCCCGGACAGCGCGCCAGCCCTCAGGCCCCATGCCATCTTTCCGCTGGACTGGTCAGAGGCGCTGCGCGGGTACACCGTCTCCAAGCGCCCCGCGGCGGGCGGTCAACGCGCCACCGTCACCCTCTTCGACGCGGTGCTGGGCGCGGAGGAGCCCCTGTGGCTGAAGGCGCCCGCCCGGATTCTCGTGGAGGGAAACCCCGCCGCCAACCTCCCGGACTTGAACCATTTCCTGGTGCTGCCCTTCGCGGTCGCCGACAAGCCCGTGGGCCGGGTGGTCCTCACCAACCGGCCGGGTGGATACGACGCCACCCTCATCGAGTTCCTTCAACCCTTGCTCACCACCTGCGGCACCCTGCTCCACGCGTGGCGCAACGATGAGCACCACCGCCGGGCCGAGCAGACCCTCCAGGCCCAGCAACAGCAGATGAAGAAGCTGGCCCTGGTGGCGGCCCGGACGCACAACGCCGTCATCATCACCGACGCGGCGGGGGTCATCGAGTGGGTGAACGAGGGCTTCACCCGTATCACCGGCTACACGGCCGAAGAGGCCCTCCACCGCCGGCCCCACGAGCTGCTGTACGGCCCCGGAACGGATCCCGCCGTCATCTCGGCCATCCACCAGGCCATCCAGCGCGGAGAGGGCGCCACCTTCGAGATGCTCAACTACCGCAAGGACGGTGAGCCTTTCTGGAACCACTCGGACATCCAGCCGGTGCGCGATGAGCACGGGCGGCTCGTCCAGTTCGTGTCCATCGAGAGCGACGTCACCGCCCGGAGGAACCTGGAGCACCAGGTGGCCCAGAGCGCGGAGCGGCTTCAGCTGGCGCTCGAGAGCACCGAGGATGGGCTGTGGGATCTGGATCTGCTGACAGGCAAGCTCACGGTCAGCCCCCGGTGGCTGGACATGCTGGGCCACGAAGAAGGCCTGGGGGAGACCAGCTACCGCTATTGGCGGGAGAAGATCTGCCACCCGGAGGACTTGCCCGAAGCCGAGCGGCGGATGAGCCGGCACTTGCAGGGCCACACGCCCATGTACGAGTTCGAGCACCGGCTGCAACTCCGCAGCGGAGCGGAAATGTGGGTGCTGAGCCGCGGAAAGGTCGTGTCACGGAACGAACAGGGACGGCCCCTGCGCGTGGTGGGGACCAACTCGAACATCACCTCGCGCAAGCAGGCCGAGGAGCGGATCCGGGCCTTCATCCGCGCCATTCCGGATGCGATCTTCCGGATGAAGACGGATGGGACGTTCGTGGACTTCAAGCCTTCGGTGAACGTCAACGATCGGCCCGCGTTGCCACCCGCGGAGTTCCTGGGCCGGAAGATCTACGATCTGCCCGTGCTGGAGATCCTCTTCCAACCCACCCGGAACGCGATCCAGCAACTGCTCCAGGGCAGCCCCGTGGAGATCTACGAGTACCCCGTGGAGACCCCCGGCGGCGTCGTGCACTACGAATCGCGCCTCGTCTACAGCGGTGCCGACGAGGTCATGAGCATCGTGCGCAACATCACCGAGCGGAAGGTCACCGAGGAGAACCAGCGGCGCCAAGCGGAGCGGCTGGCGGCCCAGGTGAGCCAGGTCACCCAGGAGCTGGAAGCGCGCCAGGCCCAGCTCATCCAATCCGAGAAGCTGGCCTCGCTGGGACAGATGGCGGCCAGCATCGCCCACGAGCTCAACAACCCCGTGGGCTACGTCTCCAGCAACGTCTCCACCCTGGCCACCTATGCCTCGCTCTCCCGGCGGCTGCTGGAGATCGCCCTGCGGGTGGAGAAGGCCCTGGGGGCGCAACCTCCCGCCCCCGTGGCCGCGCTGCTGGAAGAGGCCATCACCCTGCGGGAGCAGGAGCACCTGGATGAGCACCTCTCGGATCTGGACGAGGTGCTGGCGGACACCCGGGAGGGGCTCGCCCGCATCCGCGAGTTCGTGCTGAACCTCAAGACGTTCGTGCGCGAAGAGTCCGACGTGCCGCAGCTGGCGGACATCAACAAAGGGCTGCGGATGACGCTGCGCATGCTGCGCCACGAGTTCAGGGACCGGTGCGAGGTGATCTGCGACTTCGCCCCCCTGCCCCTGCTGCGCTGCTTTCCCACCCAGCTCAATCAGGTCTTCATGAACCTGCTGCTCAACGCCGCCCAGGCCATCGAGCAGCGGGGGCAGATCTACGTCACCGCCCAGCAGGAGGAGACCGACGTGGTGGTGCGGATCCGCGACACGGGGCGTGGCATGGACGCGAAGACGCGGGCACGCATCTTCACGCCCTTCTTCACCACCAAGCCCGCGGGCCAGGGCACCGGCCTGGGGCTGACCATCTGCGACACCATCATCCGCCGTCACCAGGGCCGCATCGAGGTGCAGAGCGAGCCCGGTCAGGGAACCACGTTCACCGTGCGCTTGCCCCTCTTCGACGATGACGACGACGACGAGGGGCCGTTCCACTAG
- a CDS encoding serine/threonine protein kinase: MHPALLSPGTVVGGWRVVSPCGRGAYGVIYKAGKVGHEEAGPFALKMALHALDPRFEREAELLSRLHHPSVPRLHDRRVWGVPGGDVFPYLVMDWVDGVSLYERAEQQGCTSRQVMQWLSQVARALEAVHEEEGVHRDVKGDNVRVRTGDGRAVLMDFGSGNYRRAAVLTHQTPPPGTPRYYSPESLRFQWEHRRQPVARYEALPADDLYALGVTAYRLVTGRYPPEALGMKETQAGFQPVYPEWEPPGKWVSVHPELEALIRRWLSVEPADRGSAAEAAEGLEHWVKKAGPDADHLIAPRQAPDRTALAKAPWLAVAAGMCLVAGAWWMKDRFPMEGPEEGAQGTHEGGESGGLGDAGVPPLLEGEPFALARQGIGLAVPKKPFPGQRRPPCKPRVETEIHGGCWSPHREMPPCDDSMFEWQGSCYVPVLDIQRPTTSE; this comes from the coding sequence ATGCATCCAGCCCTGCTGTCCCCTGGCACCGTGGTGGGTGGTTGGCGCGTGGTGAGCCCCTGTGGCCGTGGCGCTTATGGCGTCATCTACAAGGCCGGGAAGGTGGGCCACGAAGAAGCAGGGCCCTTCGCCTTGAAGATGGCGCTGCATGCGCTGGATCCTCGCTTCGAGCGGGAAGCGGAGCTGCTCTCGCGGCTCCACCATCCCTCGGTGCCGCGTCTACATGACCGAAGGGTGTGGGGTGTTCCCGGGGGGGATGTCTTTCCATACCTGGTGATGGACTGGGTGGACGGCGTGTCCTTGTACGAGAGGGCGGAGCAGCAGGGGTGTACCTCCCGTCAGGTGATGCAGTGGCTGTCCCAGGTGGCGCGTGCACTGGAAGCGGTCCACGAAGAAGAAGGGGTGCACCGTGACGTGAAGGGGGACAATGTGCGGGTGCGCACCGGGGACGGCCGGGCGGTGCTCATGGACTTCGGTTCGGGGAACTACCGGAGGGCGGCCGTGCTCACACACCAGACTCCTCCGCCCGGAACGCCGCGGTATTACAGCCCGGAGTCGCTGCGTTTTCAGTGGGAGCACCGGCGCCAACCGGTCGCGCGCTACGAGGCGCTCCCGGCGGATGATTTGTACGCGCTGGGGGTGACGGCCTACCGGCTGGTCACCGGCCGGTATCCACCGGAGGCGCTGGGCATGAAGGAGACACAGGCGGGCTTCCAACCCGTCTATCCCGAGTGGGAGCCTCCTGGGAAATGGGTGTCAGTGCATCCAGAGCTGGAGGCGCTGATTCGCCGGTGGCTCTCTGTGGAGCCAGCGGACCGAGGGAGCGCCGCCGAGGCCGCCGAAGGGCTGGAACACTGGGTGAAGAAGGCGGGGCCCGACGCGGACCATCTCATCGCACCTCGCCAGGCACCTGATCGGACTGCCCTTGCGAAGGCGCCGTGGCTGGCGGTGGCAGCAGGCATGTGCTTGGTGGCGGGAGCGTGGTGGATGAAAGACCGGTTTCCAATGGAGGGGCCGGAAGAAGGAGCCCAAGGGACACACGAAGGTGGGGAGAGTGGAGGGCTCGGAGATGCAGGAGTTCCACCCTTGCTTGAGGGAGAGCCCTTTGCGCTGGCCCGGCAGGGAATAGGGCTGGCCGTTCCCAAGAAGCCCTTCCCGGGGCAGCGGCGGCCTCCTTGCAAACCACGCGTTGAGACGGAGATCCACGGAGGTTGTTGGTCTCCACACCGTGAGATGCCACCGTGCGACGACAGCATGTTTGAGTGGCAGGGCAGTTGTTACGTTCCCGTCTTGGACATTCAGCGTCCCACGACCTCGGAGTGA
- a CDS encoding MopE-related protein, which yields MKNILRALLILFGSAVGAGLMTGCGDAADKDSFSSNEAWGQSASAVRDGESSLTEISALSLSNTQQGVSAGSYHSLLLRSTGAVLAWGQNNSGQLGDGSTQNRTLPVNVLGLPSIKAISAGGSYSLAVGADGKVWAWGANNSGQLGTGYLGNGKSGSEYADFQVTPVSIVIPGGAAAVSGGLNHSLALAKDGKLWAWGANTYGQLGDGTTANRLAPVSVNIPGGAIAIAAGWYHSLAIARDGRVWAWGRNNSGQVGNGGTANQLTPVVVAFPGSAIAVAGGGSHSLVVLSNGTVWSWGANNAGQLGDGSNATRVSPIQVPGIGVATKVAAGGYFSLAITSDGVWSWGQNTRGQLGNGSLANSSVPVFITATSNALALSGGYHHSLILRPGCPIWAWGFNAYGQLGDGTLVDRLAPVQAEISNTFYWDGDGDGYGDPEPSWAVQSCLPPPGYTEYAEDCDDFDPAVNPGAQEQCNGLDDNCSGSVDDGNPGGGGACPTGGNGLCAIGLVNCVNGALACVQQNAPASEVCDGLDNNCNGASDEENPGGLKVCSTGKIGACAEGVTNCRYGAIECVQVRAPSSEVCDGKDNDCNGQTDEGVKNAYYRDADGDGYGNPGSAVYACSAPTGYVANSGDCDDGSSLSRPNTAETCDGRDNDCDGVVDEGVTNTYYRDADDDGYGVSSPTKQACAVSPGYAYNANDCDDGRANVRPGANEICDGLDNNCNGVADEGVTATWYRDADGDGYGNWNDRTPSCWQSAGYVSNPLDCNDSAYGVNPGAGEVCDNIDNNCNSVTDEGVTKTWYRDVDGDGYGGHITIQACTKPSGYVDRGGDCNDQSTRKRPGLPEVCDLLDNDCDGVVDEGLNCG from the coding sequence GTGAAAAACATTCTTCGAGCCTTGTTAATTCTGTTTGGCTCAGCTGTTGGTGCAGGGCTAATGACTGGTTGTGGAGATGCGGCCGACAAAGATTCATTCTCTTCGAATGAAGCTTGGGGCCAATCTGCGTCAGCAGTTCGAGATGGAGAATCCAGCCTAACGGAGATAAGTGCGCTTTCTCTAAGCAATACACAGCAGGGAGTCTCGGCGGGTAGCTACCATTCTCTCTTGCTGCGCTCCACCGGCGCTGTTCTTGCTTGGGGACAAAACAATTCTGGTCAATTAGGGGATGGCTCCACTCAAAACCGGACTCTTCCGGTGAACGTTTTGGGTCTGCCGAGTATCAAGGCGATCTCAGCGGGGGGAAGCTACTCGCTTGCAGTAGGAGCGGACGGAAAGGTTTGGGCGTGGGGGGCGAATAATAGTGGCCAATTGGGCACTGGTTATCTTGGTAATGGAAAATCAGGAAGCGAGTATGCTGATTTTCAGGTGACACCGGTGTCTATCGTTATTCCGGGTGGTGCCGCGGCCGTTTCCGGCGGATTAAATCATTCTCTGGCGCTGGCCAAAGACGGTAAACTCTGGGCCTGGGGAGCCAATACATATGGGCAATTAGGCGACGGCACTACGGCCAATAGGCTCGCTCCGGTCTCTGTTAATATCCCAGGTGGAGCCATTGCGATTGCTGCTGGATGGTATCACTCGCTAGCCATTGCGCGCGATGGAAGAGTTTGGGCGTGGGGCCGCAATAACTCCGGACAAGTAGGAAATGGGGGGACCGCTAATCAATTGACTCCAGTTGTGGTTGCCTTCCCAGGAAGTGCCATCGCGGTGGCTGGAGGGGGCTCGCATTCACTCGTGGTGCTCTCCAACGGTACGGTCTGGAGTTGGGGAGCCAATAATGCAGGGCAATTGGGGGATGGCTCTAACGCAACACGGGTATCTCCAATCCAAGTGCCTGGTATTGGGGTCGCTACGAAAGTGGCGGCAGGCGGATATTTCTCGCTCGCTATAACCAGCGATGGAGTCTGGTCCTGGGGACAAAACACCAGAGGGCAATTAGGCAATGGGTCTTTGGCGAACTCGAGCGTCCCAGTATTCATTACGGCCACATCTAACGCTCTGGCATTGTCAGGCGGCTACCATCACTCATTGATCCTTCGCCCGGGCTGCCCTATTTGGGCTTGGGGATTCAACGCATATGGCCAACTTGGTGATGGCACTCTCGTGGACCGGCTCGCGCCTGTGCAAGCTGAAATTTCCAATACTTTTTACTGGGATGGTGATGGCGATGGTTACGGTGATCCAGAGCCGAGCTGGGCTGTGCAATCGTGTTTGCCTCCTCCTGGGTATACTGAGTATGCCGAAGACTGCGATGACTTCGACCCAGCGGTAAATCCAGGAGCGCAAGAGCAATGCAATGGCCTGGATGATAACTGCAGTGGTTCTGTCGACGACGGCAATCCTGGAGGCGGGGGAGCATGCCCTACTGGAGGCAATGGTTTATGCGCCATTGGGTTGGTCAATTGTGTCAATGGGGCGCTTGCCTGTGTTCAGCAAAACGCTCCAGCCTCAGAAGTTTGCGATGGCTTGGATAATAATTGCAACGGAGCCTCGGATGAAGAGAATCCAGGCGGACTCAAGGTTTGCTCGACAGGTAAGATAGGGGCCTGCGCAGAAGGAGTGACGAACTGCCGTTATGGTGCAATTGAATGCGTGCAGGTTCGCGCACCTTCGAGTGAAGTATGCGATGGAAAGGATAACGACTGCAATGGCCAGACCGATGAAGGTGTAAAAAACGCTTATTATCGGGATGCGGACGGCGACGGGTATGGAAATCCGGGTTCCGCCGTGTACGCGTGTTCTGCTCCGACTGGCTATGTTGCTAACTCTGGCGACTGCGATGATGGCAGTTCCCTTTCTAGGCCAAATACTGCTGAAACATGTGATGGCCGCGATAACGACTGCGACGGCGTGGTGGACGAAGGGGTGACAAACACCTACTACCGAGACGCGGATGACGATGGTTACGGAGTTTCAAGCCCAACCAAGCAAGCTTGCGCTGTTAGTCCCGGTTACGCATACAACGCCAATGACTGCGACGATGGAAGGGCAAATGTTCGTCCAGGAGCCAATGAGATTTGCGATGGTCTCGACAATAACTGTAATGGGGTAGCGGACGAGGGTGTGACGGCAACTTGGTACCGTGACGCGGATGGCGATGGTTACGGCAATTGGAATGACCGCACTCCAAGCTGCTGGCAATCTGCTGGGTATGTCTCGAATCCTTTGGACTGCAATGATTCTGCTTATGGGGTGAACCCAGGCGCTGGCGAAGTGTGTGATAATATCGACAACAACTGCAATTCGGTTACAGACGAAGGGGTTACCAAGACTTGGTACCGTGACGTGGATGGTGATGGTTACGGAGGTCACATCACGATACAGGCATGCACCAAGCCGTCTGGCTACGTGGATAGAGGCGGTGATTGCAATGATCAATCCACCAGGAAAAGACCTGGCTTGCCAGAAGTGTGTGATTTGCTAGATAATGACTGCGATGGTGTTGTTGATGAAGGATTGAATTGCGGCTAA